One stretch of Paenibacillus sp. AN1007 DNA includes these proteins:
- a CDS encoding ABC transporter permease, with translation MAKWRHHILAVQLSILVCMFLLWELAGRLRWIDVLLFSYPSKIFGQIGRDVASGEIWSHVGITVGETVVGFLLGTLVGTLLAVLIWWSPFLSKVLDPYMVVFNSMPKVALGPIFIVMFGAGFTAIVMTTLSITVIITTLVVYNSFNEVDPNYIKVIRTFGGDRSEIFAKVVFPASFPTIVSTLKVNVGMAWVGVIVGEFLVAKEGLGYLIIYGFQVFNFTLVLSSLLIIAAVAAAMYQLVVYIERKLLAGRRS, from the coding sequence ATGGCAAAGTGGCGGCATCATATTCTTGCGGTACAGCTGTCCATCTTAGTTTGTATGTTTTTACTCTGGGAGCTGGCGGGCAGGTTGCGTTGGATTGATGTACTGCTTTTCAGTTATCCGAGCAAAATTTTCGGTCAAATTGGCAGAGATGTCGCCAGCGGTGAAATATGGTCGCATGTGGGGATAACCGTAGGTGAAACAGTAGTCGGATTTTTGCTGGGGACACTTGTCGGAACGCTGCTCGCTGTTCTGATCTGGTGGTCTCCTTTTTTGTCCAAAGTACTGGACCCTTATATGGTTGTATTCAACAGCATGCCCAAGGTAGCGCTGGGTCCGATCTTTATTGTCATGTTCGGGGCGGGATTTACAGCCATTGTCATGACAACTCTCTCGATTACAGTGATTATTACAACGCTTGTTGTATACAACAGCTTCAACGAAGTCGATCCCAATTATATTAAGGTCATTCGTACGTTTGGCGGAGACCGCTCCGAAATTTTTGCCAAGGTTGTGTTTCCCGCTTCATTCCCTACCATCGTATCTACGTTGAAAGTAAATGTAGGTATGGCTTGGGTAGGAGTTATCGTGGGTGAGTTTTTGGTGGCGAAAGAGGGACTGGGATATTTAATCATTTACGGATTCCAGGTATTTAACTTCACACTTGTATTATCGAGTCTGCTTATTATTGCCGCCGTGGCTGCGGCGATGTACCAGCTGGTTGTATATATAGAGCGCAAACTGTTAGCTGGACGCAGATCATAA
- a CDS encoding aromatic acid exporter family protein, whose product MGFRVIKTAIAALMAVLIADWCRLPGPTSAGLLAILGVDVTRKRSIRTISARFFASVVGLLFASVLFHFLGFHYWVLGVYILTAFPVIVRAGFKEGIVTGSVVVFRVFSGGEMDLHVVLVQVALLLIGLGSAMVVNLAYMPAADPQMLRIRKRIDELFSKIFQEFATTLRNPNEVWAGKELIEADKAVLGGIEAAKRSLENQVIHPNEGWSVYFYMRKTQLDSIQHMMHLVSQVYQKMPHAEMVSELFDQLSQDVLTESYTGRTEKLLADVQEEFRRMELPDTREEFEMRSAILQLCRELSMYLKIAKKDKAPSPISDRSQSVNE is encoded by the coding sequence ATGGGTTTTAGGGTCATTAAAACAGCGATTGCAGCGCTGATGGCTGTTCTGATTGCGGACTGGTGCCGCCTGCCAGGGCCAACGTCAGCTGGTTTGCTTGCAATTCTGGGTGTGGATGTAACAAGAAAAAGGAGTATTCGCACGATATCGGCACGTTTTTTTGCATCTGTGGTCGGTCTTTTGTTTGCAAGTGTACTTTTTCACTTTCTCGGCTTCCATTATTGGGTGTTGGGAGTATACATACTAACCGCTTTTCCGGTTATTGTTCGGGCAGGTTTCAAGGAAGGCATTGTTACAGGTTCAGTCGTGGTGTTTCGAGTATTCAGCGGTGGGGAGATGGATCTGCATGTTGTTCTTGTGCAGGTCGCGCTGCTTTTGATTGGCCTTGGTTCAGCCATGGTTGTGAATCTGGCCTATATGCCGGCCGCTGATCCACAGATGCTTCGAATCCGCAAACGGATTGATGAGCTGTTCTCCAAAATTTTTCAGGAATTCGCGACTACGCTGCGTAATCCTAACGAAGTTTGGGCGGGAAAAGAATTGATTGAAGCAGATAAAGCTGTGCTCGGCGGAATCGAGGCCGCCAAACGCTCATTAGAGAATCAGGTCATTCATCCGAACGAGGGCTGGAGCGTATACTTTTATATGCGCAAAACACAGCTTGATTCTATACAGCACATGATGCACCTTGTGTCCCAGGTCTATCAGAAGATGCCGCATGCCGAGATGGTATCAGAACTGTTTGACCAGCTCAGCCAAGATGTGTTGACCGAATCATACACCGGAAGAACGGAAAAACTTCTGGCAGATGTGCAGGAAGAATTCAGACGTATGGAGCTTCCTGATACAAGGGAAGAATTCGAGATGCGTTCCGCTATTCTCCAGCTGTGCCGCGAGCTCTCGATGTATCTGAAAATCGCGAAGAAGGACAAGGCGCCTTCTCCAATATCAGATCGCTCCCAATCTGTAAACGAATAA
- a CDS encoding outer spore coat protein CotE — translation MSLSHKHQCREIITKAICGKGRKFSTVTHTVTPPNGPTSILGAWIINHQYEAVSAGDGIEVIGTYDINIWYSYDKNSQTDVAKETVSYVEHVPLSYLDPKHRTSTVEVSADATQEPSCVEATVSAGGGSVIIRVEREFAVELVAETKVCVKVCTDGCGDYEDKDYDYGSADGDYDDLDPDLLDDEL, via the coding sequence ATGTCATTGAGTCATAAACATCAATGTAGAGAGATTATCACGAAGGCGATCTGCGGCAAAGGTCGTAAGTTCTCTACCGTAACACATACCGTGACTCCGCCAAATGGTCCGACCAGTATTTTGGGGGCTTGGATTATCAACCACCAGTATGAAGCCGTATCAGCGGGGGACGGAATTGAAGTTATTGGTACTTACGATATCAACATCTGGTATTCCTATGACAAAAACTCACAGACGGATGTAGCCAAAGAAACGGTATCGTATGTAGAACATGTGCCTTTGTCCTATCTGGACCCGAAACACCGGACTTCCACAGTAGAGGTATCTGCGGATGCAACGCAGGAACCCAGCTGTGTGGAAGCCACAGTGTCCGCGGGCGGCGGCAGCGTAATTATCCGGGTTGAGCGGGAATTCGCTGTAGAGCTCGTGGCGGAGACTAAAGTATGTGTGAAGGTGTGCACGGATGGCTGCGGTGATTACGAAGACAAAGATTATGACTACGGCAGCGCTGATGGAGACTATGATGATCTCGATCCGGACCTGCTGGATGATGAGCTGTAA